GAAAAGAGGTTGGTAGTAGTACCAACCTTTATTTTGAAAATTTTCGTTTCATTATCTTTCGTTGAAGTTGTAAAAGGGCGAAACTAAGACCTATTGCAGCGACAAAGGATAAGGCTGTATTTAATTTTAAAGCTAAAAAGATAAAACTAAACAGTGCCATAAAAATACAGAAACAAGCGATATTTACAAAAAATAAAATCTCTTTTAGGTTAGGGCCAACTGGGGCTTCAGGTGTGTAATCTTGGTAAAGCGGAGTTTGTTTTAATTCGGGAGCTTGTTCAAACTCATAAGCTTCTAATTTTCTTGCGGACATGATTCTCTCCTTAACAGTA
This genomic stretch from Streptococcus sp. 1643 harbors:
- a CDS encoding DUF3270 domain-containing protein, with protein sequence MSARKLEAYEFEQAPELKQTPLYQDYTPEAPVGPNLKEILFFVNIACFCIFMALFSFIFLALKLNTALSFVAAIGLSFALLQLQRKIMKRKFSK